Within Garra rufa unplaced genomic scaffold, GarRuf1.0 hap1_unplaced_466, whole genome shotgun sequence, the genomic segment CAATCGAGTTGATTGCAGAGGTTTTATATCTGTTTCAGTTATTGGTTTAGTAAATCTTACAGTGTAAAAATCTGAAGCATGTCACAAACTACTTTTGCTTGCCTAAATTTTGCCAAGACCATGTGGCGAAACTGTTGGGGTGTCATTttaactctggccctcaaggtcaCTCCagtcctaatcaaacacacctggagCTCATGGGAGTCGTCAGGATTACAGGCAGGTGAATGTGATGGAGATTGGAGCTAGACTCTGCAGGAGAGTTGAGAACTCAAAGCTAGCTGTGATGAAGCGTGACTGCTGTAGGGCTGCTGCTCTTCAGATGACAGTCATGGATGCTCCCAAACACCAGACCGTTGATGAAAACCTCGTCTAGTGGCTGATTTTGCTTTTATTTGGATCGCTACAGTTTCGTCTCCTGTTTGTTAAACAGTCAATGTTCACTCTGTTCAACCAGTCCATAAAAATTATAAATTCCGGTGAATAAAGTTGTAGGTGGAAGCGTGTGAAATGTGTCTGTCAGACCTGTAGTGTGCACTATAACGAATCAACATGATCATCGTTGTGTCTCTTTGTCCAAGTTGTCTTGAAATGTGCTTGAAACTAAAATTGCTGGACCGCTAGAAGAAAAATGAATGCAGGCTCAGCGTCACCAGTGTCTGAGTGTTTCCTTGCGAATAAGGGTTCAGTGTTTGAGTGCTGATGTTATATGAGAATTAACCGCTGTTGAAAATATGAACATTTTCACGAATTCGAGAGCTCATGCCAGAGGGACTTTTCCAGCGATTTATGCACACACTCGTTCTGCTCGTGTCTAAGAATGAACGTTACAGAAACACCGACGCCATTCTGAAATGGTGTAATTTTGcctcaacttttttttaaaattgcgAATTGCTGAAAGTTAAGCCGGACTAACTGGTGTCTTACAGACAGACTATGATATGGTGGACTATCTGAACGAGCTGAGAGAGGGCTGTCTGGAGGCGTACACTGGGATCATCCAGGGCTTGAAAGGAGACCAGGAGAATGTGCACCGTAAGTTCACTTTGAGCTCCCTCTCATGACTGTGACGTGAAAAAGATTGGTGTTAAACTCCCTGTGCCCCATCTGCAGCCGACGTAATGCTGGTCCAGCCGCGTGTGGAGTTTATCTTGTCTTTCATTCACCACATCGCTGAGGACGAAGACCGATCCGACGGAGTTGTTGCCAATGCCGTCGGCCTCATAGGGTAAGAACTCGTTTGATGATGGGCTTCGACATTAACCAGCCTCAGGCTCAATGTTAAAGATGTTTTGAAGATCATCAGTTGTTGTTTTTAACCTAATGCAGCTTCGGGGTTCTCGATTCCAGTTCTGATACCACAGCGAAAATCCTCTAGCCTAGCCAAATATAAAGTTCACACGTTAAAACCTGtaaacaattataaaataaatacaactgaCCAAAGATATAAACGATTATTTCAAGTGTTTGAAGTTTCTTCAGACAGATCTAATAGTGTTCTATTCCTGTGGGATTTCTTTTCACAGAACCAGTGTATTTCAGCTTGTTCATTGGTCTTGCATATGTCTTCTGGTGTTCTGGCATATCATTAAGTTGacccttcttttttttcttcctcctcCTTAAAGTGACCTGTGTACAACTTTTGGCAAAGATGTGATGAAGCTGGTGGAGGTTCGACCTCAGATCAACGATCTGCTTTCTGAAGGCCGGAGGTCCAAGACCAGTAAGACCAAGACCTTAGCCACATGGGCCACAAAGGAGCTCCGCAAGCTGAAGAGCCAAGCTTGGTATGTGACCACACCTCACTGAAACCAAACCACTCCTGTCCAGACCACGCAGAGGTCACGCTTGACCCAGAATAATTGTTACGGCCCATTCACGTCAGCACAAAAGGTCTGTCATTTCTTGGTTCGGATGGCAGAcgggcttaaaggagtagttcactttcagaacaaaaatgtacagataatgtactcgccccttgtcatccaagatgttcatgtctgtctgtcttcatgtcgtaaggaaattaagtaaaacatttgaggatttctctccatatagtggctttctatggtgccctgagtttgaacttccaaaatgcagcttcaaaggactctaaccgattccagccgaggaagaagggtcttatctagcgaaacgatgggttattttctaaaaaaaaaaaattacaattaaatggtttttaacctcaaatgctcatcttgtctagctcggcaagaccagcatttgagattaaaaagtatataagttgtaaatgattttagaaaataacccatcgtttcgctagataagacccttcttccttggctggaatcggttagagtcctttgaagctgcattttggaagttcaaactcagggcaccatagaagtccactatatggagagaaatcctcaaatgttttactcaaaaaaacaagacagacatgaacatcttggatgacaaggggtgcgagtacattatctgtacatttttgttctgaaagtgaactactcctttaaaggtgccatagaatgaaaaactatttaccttggcatagttgggCTCTGAGAGTAAATGTATATTTTCCTTCCTGCtgtgcgagctactgaaatgagccactctgtgaaacagcctatcagagcagagctcctcattattattcatgacccttccaaataaggtcacaacagaccatttcattctagggacaaatcctagggttgtaaatgggcCTGTAAAACGGtttcagagaacaatttaaataattttatagaaAAACATGCTATGGCACCTGTAAATGAAAGTGCAGTCTGACAGATTGACAGTAGGCTCATGGAAAGGAGAAATACAGCAGTATAATATGCCATGAATAATTTCTCGCCATGAAAACGGCCACAGAAGCTGGCATGGCGTTAAACTCAAACTACATTCATcctggtgtgaacaggcctttattCCTCCAGAAATGAGTTTGTCCATAGATAAAAGTGAAGCCTGTTCATTTTCGGGTGAGATGTGCCCCGTACATGTTTTTGTAAACGTTTCACCTTAATTGAAGGTCCTGAAGAGTCTGTCTTTTCAGCCGTGTTTTCTTCTGGTTTGCTTTCAGATTACCGGCTGTGGAAATTCCACCAAGAATAATGGAAATCAAACCCACTGAGGTTTCTTCTGTCTTTTACACATAGACGTCAAAGCAGAAGTGACGTGTGCGCTGAGATGAGTGTCTGAGAATGTGAGCGAGTGAGAAAGAGTGAGAGAGACATCACACCACCTTCAGAGTTCAATTCCAGCAGCTGCCAGCAGAACAACTCAGCGACCTTCACCTTTACCAAGCCCTCTTCTCTGTGTGCAGAACACGTGTCTCTGACCCCATAATCAATGATTCGAGACCATCCTCATCCTCCACACACTGCTGTTCCGCAAGCTAGTGTGTCACTTTAGTACCAGTTTGCCAACCTGTCTGCGTTTAGCGAAAAAGAGGAGCGTTCTGCTGGTCGTGCGTCTCCTGAAGACGTCTTTGGGCACGCGGAAGGTGTCGCGACTGCAGACGTTCCCTATTACACAACCCCTTTGTCAGAAGATGCAGAGAGAGAAggaaatgatgatgatgatgatgatgatgctgcTGGAGTTTGTAATGGCGTGACtggagtgtgagtgtgtgaatgaaCGGAGGGGGTCGCTGTCTCCACATCCCCTCTTACTATTTCAaccaataataaataaacatgataAATATCTTGTTTGCAAATTCAGTGAGATGCACTTATGTAAACATAGGAGAGCGGCAAGTAGTCAGGGACGGGCAGCACTCGGGTGAACCGGCGACCAGCGTTCGTCCTGCTTTTCTCAACGTCGATTGCTGCGctatatttttttccccctcctttttttaaagaaaacaattaaaaataaatggttCTGTTATTAGTGTGTTAGTATGGATGGTGCAGATACACAGAGCTTTGGCCTGCCCTAGAAAGGGAAGACTATCGCCACTCGAGGTGCGGGTTCTAGCAGAGCGATCCGTGTTCTGGGGTACAGGAATTAGACGCTTCCACTTCCTCCTCTATTCTCCTTCATTTGTTTTGCAGGAAACGAGTGCCAAATCCATGCGGATACCAATGGACTTGAGCTTAATGCGTGTTAACGTGTAGAAGATGTGAATAAACATGTCAACAATGTCACAATCTGATTTGCATTGATGTGCTTtggttgtattttttattttttttcttccttgcGGCACTTAATTGGAGTCATTCACCaagcttttaaaaaaaagaatggaCAGAATCAGACGTTTGTATGAGGTTATATTTTTCCAttgatatgaaaataaaataaaattgaaccTTTCCGCTTGTACTTCTGATACATTTCCATCGATTCTATCGGGGCGGCCCATTTATAACTGCCTTTATTTCCCGACCCTGACCAGATCGACCGGCGCTTCATCTGTTGAAGAAATGGTCTATTGTGGGTCTCCTCGCAGGATGTCTCTTCCCCTTTCTCCACATGTATGTGGGTCATGTTGATGTTCAACATTGTTCTGAAATGTTCTCCATTATCAGACTTGGCTAATGAGGGCGAAGCAGCAAGCTTTCCCAAAGTAAGTGGATGCTGCGAGAGCTCTTCGCCCACAACGGAAGAATCTGCCTTTGCTGGAACCGTTGTGATATAAAAAATGGGTGTGATGATTCTGAGGTGTTTTTCTCAACTAGTAAGACTAAAGGCTAATCGTTTCCGCATGACTGGTATTA encodes:
- the LOC141317201 gene encoding importin subunit beta-1-like, which produces MVDYLNELREGCLEAYTGIIQGLKGDQENVHPDVMLVQPRVEFILSFIHHIAEDEDRSDGVVANAVGLIGDLCTTFGKDVMKLVEVRPQINDLLSEGRRSKTSKTKTLATWATKELRKLKSQA